The following coding sequences are from one Peromyscus eremicus chromosome X, PerEre_H2_v1, whole genome shotgun sequence window:
- the LOC131899925 gene encoding small nuclear ribonucleoprotein F-like gives MSLTLNPKPFFNVLTGKLAMVKYNKGMECKGYLVSVDGYMNMKM, from the coding sequence ATGAGTTTAACCCTTAATCCAAAACCTTTTTTCAATGTTTTGACAGGAAAGCTAGCAATGGTGAAATATAACAAAGGAATGGAATGTAAAGGCTACCTGGTATCTGTAGATGGCTACATGAATATGAAGatgtaa